One Rossellomorea aquimaris DNA window includes the following coding sequences:
- a CDS encoding dicarboxylate/amino acid:cation symporter, producing the protein MKSLWRGYLNTSLIMKITVALLLGITAGLIFGKDAAILSPLGDILIRLLTFLIIPLILFTLIVGVNQTNVNKLGRMGGKTFLYYLFSSALAIIVGIAVASIFKPGTGMNLDTSETFEVPENPGVTSVLLNIIPDNIVSAFTEMNLLGIIFTAIVFGIAISYLRSSTEHHELGEHVYKFVNGLNEATLAVMKVILQYVPIGIFAIMAETVGKQGLDTLLSLGNMILVLYIALFVQIAIYIVALLFFKISPGRFFAQARTPMITAFVTQSSSGTLPLTLNAAKNLGLPKSLYGFSLPLGATINMDGAAIRIAVSAVFAANVVGNPLTLTDMLVVVLVGTLASIGTAGVPGAGIIMIATVFAQLGLPMETVALLTAIDALVGMGCTALNVTGDLVGTSIIDKTEKGNKQEAASV; encoded by the coding sequence ATGAAATCTCTTTGGAGAGGTTATCTCAATACATCGCTCATTATGAAAATAACCGTCGCCCTTCTCTTAGGAATTACTGCAGGGCTAATATTCGGAAAGGATGCAGCGATTCTTTCACCATTAGGTGACATCCTGATCCGCTTGCTCACATTCCTTATCATCCCACTTATTCTGTTTACACTAATTGTCGGGGTGAATCAGACAAATGTGAATAAACTGGGGCGAATGGGTGGAAAAACGTTCTTATACTATTTATTTTCATCTGCTTTAGCGATCATCGTGGGGATTGCAGTTGCAAGTATCTTTAAGCCGGGAACAGGAATGAATCTGGATACATCTGAGACATTTGAAGTACCGGAAAATCCAGGGGTGACCAGTGTTCTATTAAATATTATCCCGGACAATATCGTCTCAGCGTTCACGGAAATGAATCTTTTAGGAATCATCTTTACCGCCATCGTGTTTGGTATTGCCATCTCTTATTTAAGGTCATCAACTGAACATCATGAACTCGGGGAACATGTGTATAAATTCGTAAACGGTTTGAACGAAGCCACGCTGGCCGTTATGAAAGTCATCCTTCAGTATGTTCCGATCGGAATCTTCGCGATCATGGCGGAAACCGTCGGGAAACAAGGATTGGATACACTATTGTCTCTAGGAAACATGATCCTTGTCCTTTACATTGCTTTATTTGTTCAAATTGCCATTTATATCGTTGCCTTACTTTTCTTTAAAATCAGCCCAGGCAGGTTCTTTGCTCAAGCAAGAACACCGATGATTACGGCATTTGTGACTCAAAGCAGTTCCGGTACTCTGCCTCTTACTTTAAACGCAGCAAAAAACCTTGGTCTGCCGAAAAGCTTATACGGATTCAGCTTACCCCTTGGGGCCACAATCAATATGGATGGTGCTGCGATCCGGATCGCAGTGTCCGCCGTTTTCGCGGCTAATGTAGTCGGCAATCCATTAACTTTGACTGACATGCTAGTCGTCGTCCTCGTCGGAACACTGGCATCGATTGGAACTGCCGGCGTTCCGGGAGCAGGCATTATCATGATTGCCACTGTATTTGCACAGCTGGGTTTACCGATGGAGACCGTTGCCCTGCTAACGGCGATCGATGCCCTTGTTGGAATGGGTTGTACGGCTCTTAATGTGACGGGAGATTTGGTTGGTACGTCGATTATTGATAAGACGGAGAAGGGAAACAAACAAGAAGCCGCTTCAGTATAA
- the cobD gene encoding threonine-phosphate decarboxylase CobD encodes MLVLPDHGSNPQYTYKAMDIRMPEQIVDLSANINPNGPPAVLKKIWKDLLDEIVTYPDPHSAALRRSIARKEEIEAEEILIGNGGAELIHLIGRWMSHSDVLIIHPTFSEYEKACQINDCTIHHLILKENDWDLDLNQLKATLPKMDAVFICNPTNPTGVLYSASKLEEIIMEAHNENCYVIVDEAFYDFPLEEVTVAPLVKKYTNLMVLRSMTKMFSIPGIRLGFLMAGETVVKELETYQVHWSVNGIAQKVGEPLLEEKDFIRHTQCMLKREREKLFAFFDQSQFDYSPSQTNFYLLRDPDLNDQTELFRFLLVNGIVSRHTYNFKGLDGRWLRFAVKGEKEHGQLMAALTEWKSRP; translated from the coding sequence TTGTTGGTATTACCAGATCATGGATCTAATCCACAGTATACATATAAAGCAATGGATATTAGGATGCCTGAACAAATCGTTGATCTAAGTGCAAATATTAATCCAAACGGTCCACCAGCTGTTTTAAAAAAGATATGGAAAGATCTATTAGATGAGATCGTTACGTATCCTGATCCGCATTCTGCAGCATTACGAAGAAGCATTGCACGGAAGGAAGAGATAGAGGCAGAAGAGATACTCATTGGTAATGGCGGCGCAGAACTGATCCATCTAATTGGTAGATGGATGTCCCATTCCGATGTTCTGATCATCCATCCCACTTTTTCGGAATACGAGAAAGCTTGTCAAATCAATGATTGCACTATCCATCATTTAATTTTAAAAGAGAATGATTGGGACCTTGATTTGAATCAATTGAAAGCAACTCTGCCGAAAATGGATGCTGTCTTTATATGTAATCCTACTAATCCCACGGGTGTGTTGTATTCTGCTTCCAAGTTAGAAGAAATCATTATGGAAGCTCATAATGAAAATTGTTACGTGATTGTGGATGAAGCATTTTATGATTTTCCTTTGGAAGAGGTAACGGTAGCCCCTCTGGTAAAGAAATATACAAATCTCATGGTTTTAAGAAGCATGACGAAAATGTTTAGTATTCCTGGGATCCGCCTAGGTTTTCTTATGGCTGGGGAGACAGTAGTGAAAGAATTGGAAACCTATCAGGTTCATTGGAGTGTGAACGGGATCGCTCAAAAAGTAGGGGAACCACTCTTGGAAGAAAAGGATTTTATCCGTCATACTCAATGCATGCTGAAAAGGGAGCGGGAGAAGCTGTTTGCATTTTTCGACCAATCCCAATTTGACTATTCACCAAGTCAGACAAATTTTTATCTCTTAAGGGATCCGGATCTTAACGACCAAACTGAGTTATTCCGTTTTCTGTTAGTAAATGGTATTGTGAGCCGCCATACCTATAATTTCAAAGGGTTGGATGGAAGGTGGCTAAGGTTTGCCGTTAAGGGAGAAAAAGAGCACGGACAATTAATGGCCGCCTTAACCGAATGGAAATCCCGTCCTTAA
- the cbiB gene encoding adenosylcobinamide-phosphate synthase CbiB: MMVHHLIAITIAYVLDLWIGDPRDWPHPVKWMGKAISRLDRRLNKGGFLKSKGIVMVSLLVVAAFILTSCIIWASYSMHTIIGIVVEGIIIMTTISQKSLKLAALEVFKPLEKNDMETAREKLSYIVGRDTEHLNESEIVRGTVETVAENTSDGITAPLFWALIGGAPLAIVYRCVNTCDSMVGYKDKRYIDFGWASAKLDDVLNWIPSRITGFILFFSIRPEYFTYKEGVRILLEDAKKHPSPNSGWGEAAVAANLGIQLGGLNTYKGMVSDRAKMGRKVFELERNHIPKAIARMQKACFIFIIVLWIGGILVGITRSWI; encoded by the coding sequence ATGATGGTTCATCACTTGATTGCTATAACTATTGCTTATGTGCTGGATCTATGGATTGGAGATCCACGAGACTGGCCCCATCCTGTAAAGTGGATGGGAAAGGCGATTTCTCGTTTAGATCGTAGATTGAATAAAGGAGGATTTCTAAAAAGTAAAGGTATAGTGATGGTATCGCTATTGGTAGTGGCGGCATTTATTCTTACCTCCTGCATCATTTGGGCAAGTTATTCTATGCATACGATAATAGGGATCGTGGTAGAAGGGATCATCATCATGACGACCATCTCCCAAAAGAGCCTGAAATTGGCGGCTTTAGAAGTATTTAAACCACTTGAAAAAAACGACATGGAAACAGCAAGGGAGAAGCTTTCTTATATCGTGGGGAGAGATACAGAACACTTAAATGAGAGTGAAATCGTAAGAGGGACTGTTGAGACCGTTGCGGAAAATACTAGCGATGGGATAACGGCACCTCTGTTTTGGGCTTTGATCGGCGGTGCTCCTCTAGCCATCGTTTATAGATGTGTGAATACGTGTGATTCCATGGTGGGATACAAGGATAAGAGGTACATAGACTTTGGGTGGGCATCAGCTAAGCTGGATGACGTCCTGAATTGGATTCCGAGTAGAATCACAGGATTCATATTATTTTTCAGTATACGTCCTGAATATTTCACTTACAAAGAGGGGGTTCGAATTCTGCTGGAAGATGCCAAGAAACACCCCAGTCCAAACAGCGGCTGGGGAGAGGCCGCTGTAGCTGCGAATTTAGGAATACAGCTGGGAGGACTCAATACATATAAAGGAATGGTCTCTGATCGTGCGAAAATGGGAAGGAAGGTTTTCGAATTAGAACGGAATCATATCCCGAAAGCCATTGCCAGAATGCAGAAGGCTTGTTTCATCTTCATCATTGTTCTTTGGATAGGAGGAATTCTTGTTGGTATTACCAGATCATGGATCTAA
- a CDS encoding adenosylcobinamide amidohydrolase → MNNGNKEFQNIFIINQHLLSHSKDQIILQSPLPLKTISSGVTNAGTGWYSTFVNRHVSKNYHSENHYEEMKRFLQQRGARVEETVGMMTAVQLEDVCWGFYEEGSFSVFIVVTAGVSNAVDASMSDRHSFDQSPGTINIWVFVNGRVTEAASIQGIMTATEAKVKALEAHNVKDPVTGSGATGTSTDSILIASTEEGVLLEYAGTITPLGKRISKGVYECTIHAISKYKKRVGAL, encoded by the coding sequence ATGAATAACGGAAATAAAGAGTTTCAAAACATTTTCATCATCAATCAACACTTACTTAGTCACTCCAAGGATCAAATCATTCTCCAATCACCGCTCCCACTAAAAACAATATCCTCTGGCGTCACCAATGCCGGAACAGGGTGGTATTCAACCTTCGTCAATCGCCATGTATCAAAAAACTATCATAGTGAGAATCACTATGAAGAAATGAAAAGGTTCCTTCAGCAAAGGGGTGCCCGGGTAGAAGAAACGGTCGGGATGATGACGGCTGTTCAATTGGAAGATGTCTGCTGGGGATTTTATGAGGAGGGATCATTTTCTGTATTCATTGTCGTTACCGCAGGAGTAAGCAATGCCGTTGATGCGAGTATGAGTGACCGTCATTCGTTTGATCAATCACCGGGCACGATTAACATCTGGGTGTTTGTCAATGGGAGAGTAACGGAGGCTGCTAGCATACAGGGGATAATGACTGCAACTGAAGCGAAGGTGAAAGCTCTTGAAGCTCATAATGTAAAAGATCCAGTTACAGGGAGTGGAGCAACGGGTACTTCTACTGACAGTATATTGATCGCTAGCACTGAAGAGGGAGTGCTTCTGGAATACGCTGGAACGATCACCCCCTTAGGAAAAAGGATTAGTAAAGGTGTATATGAGTGCACCATCCACGCGATTTCCAAGTATAAGAAAAGGGTGGGTGCCTTATGA
- a CDS encoding PDZ domain-containing protein, with product MVELWLLEVVKGFGKLFLHPVLYLSVFFAIMTGYYRVKRERRDFNTRLLDGYHDTRFLFSYGIVLGLLFSVVTVGAGVVIPFAGIMLIGVVSILFALTSRFHLMSAAMTVGFSYFILVALDYFQWEIPYVNTYVDNLNIGLLSSIVVLLGVLTMIEGSLIRLNGWKHTSPRLLKSARGLKVGAHQGKKLWLVPMFVPIPTGTLTLPFEWWPVFTMGTETYSLLCVPFLLGFQQLVKSTLPEVAIKHTGSQVFWLGAFVLTLAVTGFWAPIFSIGAAVVAMGGRAWIAYRYRSAEDSKPYFFKRQSKGVMILGILPGSPAKKLTLQVGEIVLKVNGAEVNTERAFYEALQKNGAYCKLEVLGTNGENRFTQGALYEGDHHELGIIFADESSGWEHHRVS from the coding sequence TTGGTTGAGCTTTGGTTGCTTGAGGTCGTGAAGGGATTTGGAAAGTTATTTCTTCATCCTGTATTATATTTGTCTGTGTTTTTCGCTATCATGACCGGCTATTATCGTGTCAAAAGAGAACGAAGAGACTTTAATACGAGATTGCTGGACGGTTATCATGATACGCGGTTTTTATTTTCATATGGAATTGTACTTGGATTGCTGTTTTCTGTCGTAACAGTTGGAGCAGGGGTTGTGATTCCTTTCGCCGGAATCATGCTAATAGGGGTGGTGTCCATCCTGTTTGCATTAACGAGCCGTTTTCACCTCATGTCTGCGGCCATGACGGTAGGGTTTTCGTATTTTATCCTGGTTGCGCTGGATTATTTTCAGTGGGAAATCCCTTATGTGAATACATATGTAGATAACTTGAATATAGGGCTGCTGAGCTCCATCGTCGTGCTTCTCGGTGTGTTGACGATGATTGAAGGAAGCCTGATTCGATTGAACGGGTGGAAGCATACTTCACCCCGTCTACTTAAAAGTGCCCGTGGACTGAAAGTAGGTGCCCATCAAGGGAAGAAACTGTGGCTTGTGCCGATGTTTGTGCCGATTCCTACCGGGACATTGACCCTTCCATTTGAATGGTGGCCGGTTTTTACAATGGGGACAGAAACGTATTCTCTCCTTTGTGTGCCGTTTCTCCTTGGTTTTCAGCAGCTTGTTAAAAGTACCTTGCCTGAAGTTGCGATTAAGCATACAGGCTCTCAGGTTTTCTGGCTTGGTGCTTTTGTATTGACGCTTGCTGTAACGGGATTCTGGGCTCCCATATTTTCAATAGGAGCAGCTGTTGTGGCAATGGGGGGACGGGCATGGATTGCCTATCGCTACCGAAGTGCTGAGGATTCTAAGCCATACTTCTTTAAAAGACAGTCTAAGGGAGTCATGATTCTTGGAATTCTACCTGGTTCTCCTGCAAAGAAACTGACGCTTCAAGTAGGGGAAATTGTACTGAAAGTAAATGGAGCCGAAGTAAATACAGAAAGAGCGTTTTATGAAGCCCTTCAAAAGAACGGGGCCTACTGTAAGCTTGAAGTACTTGGGACAAACGGGGAAAACCGTTTTACACAAGGAGCCTTGTACGAAGGTGATCATCACGAATTGGGAATCATTTTTGCGGATGAATCATCAGGGTGGGAGCACCATCGGGTTTCATAG
- a CDS encoding S41 family peptidase, producing MEWTGRKLIITIIISMLIGAGGMYGGLEWTGKEGDELAQFDGKGELNDKLHKVEVAYDLISDKFFQDVDKGQLVEGAIQGMLKTLDDPYSVYMNAETASQFNDALDSSFEGIGAEVTIMDGKLIIVAPFKNSPAEEAGLKPNDRIIKVDGNSIEGLDLYEATLKIRGKKGTEVQLEITREGLTDPIKVSVKRDEIPVETVLSDVKEVNGKKTGYIQITTFSENTAVDFKKQLEELEKKKVEGLVLDVRGNPGGLLSSVEEILKEFVTEKKPYVQIQERSGEVMKSFSNSKARKVYPVVVLIDEGSASASEILAGALKEAEGYPLIGTKSFGKGTVQQAVPMGDGSNIKLTMFKWLTPNGNWIHKKGIKPDIPVRQPSYFYAHPLQIEKPLQEGMNNEQIQNAQEMLQGLGFSIDRVDGYFSKKTEKAVKDFQSQESIDVTGIIDTVTAERLQEEIFEAVKDDKNDLQLQAALEYIQRTAKR from the coding sequence ATGGAGTGGACGGGCAGAAAGCTCATCATCACAATCATCATTAGCATGCTGATCGGTGCTGGAGGAATGTATGGCGGCTTGGAGTGGACGGGCAAGGAGGGGGACGAGCTTGCTCAGTTTGACGGAAAAGGCGAGCTCAATGACAAGCTGCACAAAGTAGAAGTAGCGTATGACTTGATTAGTGACAAATTCTTTCAGGACGTGGATAAAGGGCAACTGGTGGAAGGTGCGATTCAGGGAATGCTGAAGACTCTGGATGACCCTTATTCCGTTTACATGAATGCCGAAACGGCATCTCAATTTAATGACGCCCTGGATTCTTCTTTTGAAGGAATCGGCGCAGAAGTCACGATCATGGACGGAAAGCTGATCATTGTAGCTCCTTTTAAAAATTCTCCTGCGGAAGAAGCGGGACTGAAACCGAATGACCGGATCATAAAAGTAGACGGAAATAGCATCGAAGGACTTGACCTCTACGAAGCTACTTTGAAAATCAGAGGGAAAAAGGGTACTGAGGTTCAATTGGAGATTACAAGGGAAGGACTTACGGATCCCATCAAAGTATCTGTGAAACGTGATGAAATTCCTGTCGAGACGGTCCTCTCTGATGTGAAGGAAGTCAATGGAAAGAAAACAGGATACATCCAGATTACTACTTTCTCAGAAAATACAGCCGTTGATTTTAAAAAGCAATTAGAGGAACTTGAGAAGAAAAAGGTAGAAGGATTGGTCCTTGATGTGAGGGGGAATCCAGGAGGTCTCCTTTCAAGTGTAGAAGAAATCCTAAAAGAATTTGTAACGGAGAAAAAGCCGTATGTTCAAATTCAAGAGCGAAGTGGAGAAGTGATGAAATCTTTCTCAAACAGTAAAGCAAGAAAGGTTTACCCTGTTGTGGTGCTGATAGATGAAGGAAGTGCCTCGGCATCTGAAATTCTGGCAGGTGCGCTAAAAGAAGCGGAAGGGTATCCACTCATCGGCACGAAGAGCTTTGGGAAAGGCACGGTACAACAAGCCGTTCCAATGGGCGATGGCAGCAATATCAAGCTGACGATGTTCAAGTGGCTGACGCCGAATGGAAACTGGATTCATAAAAAGGGGATTAAGCCGGATATCCCTGTCAGACAGCCGTCCTATTTCTATGCCCACCCGCTTCAAATTGAAAAGCCCCTTCAAGAAGGGATGAACAATGAACAGATTCAAAACGCCCAAGAAATGCTTCAAGGACTTGGATTCTCCATTGATCGCGTGGATGGTTATTTCAGTAAGAAAACAGAAAAGGCCGTAAAAGATTTCCAAAGTCAGGAGAGCATTGATGTTACAGGGATCATTGATACAGTGACGGCGGAAAGATTACAGGAAGAAATCTTTGAAGCGGTAAAAGATGATAAGAATGACCTGCAGCTGCAGGCGGCTTTAGAATATATTCAAAGAACAGCTAAGCGTTAA
- a CDS encoding homoserine O-acetyltransferase, with amino-acid sequence MEKPYTYEVSSITIPSLTLESGTTLKNVDLTYERTGNKDGPTILVCHALTGTHIVKGTSEDRGWWDGLIGPGSYIDTEHFNVIAFNVLGGCEGSTGPTSTNQHTGERYGPDFPGITIRDMVHAQYKALQQLSIDHIEAVIGGSLGGMQALEWGALYPAYINKVFALAVTPALNDYGLAFNHIGITAIEGDPEFQKGHYPPGAILKGLEIARMVGMVTYRTQELFDQRFQREKQNERFNVESYLDYQGKKLGKRFDPNSYLTLLKAMNSHDIGRGREGTEEVAKNYQCELISISYEGDLIYSPHYLKEFTQLVPKSEHYFISTSFGHDGFLVEFEKWGGIIASHLKNHYVQRVFTGTK; translated from the coding sequence ATGGAGAAGCCATACACATATGAAGTTAGCTCCATTACCATCCCATCCCTAACATTAGAGTCAGGCACCACGTTGAAAAATGTAGATCTTACGTATGAACGAACAGGAAACAAAGACGGACCGACCATCCTGGTTTGCCATGCCCTCACCGGCACCCATATCGTAAAGGGGACGAGTGAAGACCGGGGCTGGTGGGACGGACTGATTGGTCCCGGATCGTATATTGATACCGAACATTTTAATGTGATTGCCTTTAATGTATTAGGAGGATGTGAAGGAAGCACGGGACCGACGTCCACCAATCAACATACCGGAGAGCGTTACGGTCCGGACTTCCCGGGTATTACGATAAGGGACATGGTCCATGCCCAGTATAAAGCACTCCAACAACTTTCAATCGACCACATCGAAGCGGTCATCGGAGGTTCGCTGGGAGGGATGCAGGCCTTGGAATGGGGGGCCCTGTATCCTGCCTATATAAATAAAGTATTCGCTCTTGCCGTCACCCCTGCCTTAAATGATTATGGTCTCGCTTTTAATCACATTGGAATCACAGCGATTGAAGGGGACCCCGAGTTTCAAAAGGGACATTATCCACCAGGCGCTATCTTAAAAGGATTAGAGATTGCGAGAATGGTCGGTATGGTCACGTACCGGACACAGGAGCTGTTCGATCAGCGTTTCCAACGTGAAAAGCAAAACGAACGTTTCAATGTCGAAAGCTATCTCGATTACCAAGGAAAGAAATTAGGAAAGCGGTTTGACCCAAACAGCTATCTTACCCTGCTGAAAGCGATGAATTCACATGATATCGGAAGGGGAAGAGAAGGAACGGAAGAGGTGGCGAAGAATTATCAGTGCGAACTGATTTCGATAAGTTATGAAGGAGATTTAATATACTCACCTCACTACTTAAAGGAATTTACACAACTTGTACCAAAGAGTGAACACTACTTCATCTCCACTTCCTTTGGTCATGACGGGTTTCTGGTGGAATTTGAAAAGTGGGGAGGGATCATTGCTTCTCACCTCAAGAACCATTATGTTCAAAGAGTTTTTACAGGTACAAAATAA